Proteins from a genomic interval of Salvelinus sp. IW2-2015 linkage group LG14, ASM291031v2, whole genome shotgun sequence:
- the LOC111973498 gene encoding homeobox protein pv.1-like — MADWKLPVSYNPSYHAFAYGLMYQTGAEQNHPNFSGWAETVYNSGVSGGYHQQAQQQAQHQSPPRDQEDNIGSGNPQYPGSVMYLGDPHSHTPSGRLLISHNRTLFDQPPKETDGPSNYTPSDPVLHRSPDSWSSENSYPQTNPATWVKKELEEETESGSTNNSEHVSSSYPENASVQILGSEDNAPQSLPVPLPEKVDKDTPKQKARTAFSTGQMDALTHRFNMQRYLSPAEMKALAGLTGLTYKQVKTWFQNRRMKLKRHQKDNSWESAGYPNPGYPNPGYPIMPPNPQFQGDAQTQIQDHHTNTQQFQEAMFKKSPQQNLPYYTGGYPQPSSSPPHPSARPLGNWPPAMTH, encoded by the exons ATGGCGGATTGGAAGCTACCAGTGAGCTACAACCCATCCTACCATGCCTTTGCCTATGGTCTCATGTACCAAACAGGGGCTGAGCAAAATCATCCCAACTTTTCYGGCTGGGCAGAGACCGTTTACAACTCTGGGGTAAGCGGCGGCTACCACCAGCAAGCGCAGCAGCAAGCTCAGCATCAATCCCCACCCAGGGATCAAGAAGACAACATTGGTAGTGGAAATCCCCAATACCCAGGTTCTGTCATGTATCTCGGCGACCCTCACAGCCATACTCCGAGTGGACGCCTTTTAATTTCCCACAACCGGACTCTGTTTGATCAACCGCCGAAGGAGACCGACGGGCCAAGTAACTATACTCCAAGCGATCCAGTGTTGCACAGATCACCAG ATTCTTGGAGTTCAGAGAACAGCTATCCTCAAACCAACCCTGCCACCTGGGTGAAAAAGGAGTTGGAAGAGGAGACGGAAAGTGGAAGCACAAATAATAGTGAGCATGTCTCCAGCTCCTATCCAGAGAACGCAAGCGTGCAAATTCTGGGGAGTGAGGACAACGCCCCSCAGTCTTTGCCCGTGCCTCTCCCAGAGAAAGTGGACAAAGACACCCCCAAACAAAAAGCTCGGACTGCTTTTTCAACAGGCCAAATGGATGCCCTGACCCATCGGTTTAACATGCAGAGGTACCTCTCCCCTGCTGAGATGAAGGCCCTGGCTGGACTGACGGGGCTAACTTACAAACAG GTTAAAACATGGTTCCAGAATCGCAGAATGAAACTGAAAAGGCACCAGAAAGACAACAGCTGGGAATCTGCTGGGTACCCAAACCCTGGCTACCCAAACCCTGGCTACCCTATCATGCCACCAAACCCTCAG TTTCAGGGAGATGCCCAAACACAGATTCAGGACCATCACACCAACACTCAACAGTTCCAAGAGGCCATGTTCAAGAAGAGCCCCCAGCAGAACCTGCCTTACTACACGGGTGGATACCCTcagccatcctcctctcccccacatCCCTCTGCAAGGCCCCTGGGCAACTGGCCCCCAGCCATGACCCACTAA
- the LOC111973475 gene encoding LOW QUALITY PROTEIN: importin-4-like (The sequence of the model RefSeq protein was modified relative to this genomic sequence to represent the inferred CDS: deleted 1 base in 1 codon), protein MSGELEQILLQLTQPDNAIIQQATAQLKLAFKDPAIIPALCAVMTGSQDSQIRQSAAVMLRMRVKKHWKKISPDHRESLKAVVLQAFQQETEHTVRHSLSQLSAVMVKHETPDRWPALFTLLNQSTKSNNPMDRQVGLLLLSKVVESNPEPFKPHYRQLLQLFGTVLQDLDNPTALYLRILTLTSMTAYTGTEEMNLMRSLIPTLIIALRNLIKADQDQASEAMEVFDELMESEVSIMVPHIAEIVHFCLEVSADTTLTDSLRVKALSCIAFLIRLKSKTVLKQKLLNPILQTVFPVLSAAPPPGEEDPEDEENSNEDDTDNESPKHFAAQVIDTMALHMPPEKLFHQLMPLTQACLASENPYERKAGLMCLAVLAEGCADHIRTKMLSSMLQTVCQSLSDSNQVVRSAGLFALGQFSEHLQPEVSKYCAELMPLLLGYMSALNQAKIGHVTKAFYALENFLENLGSEIEPYLPTLMETMLSALSNAENLKLKELAVSAIGAIANAAKEKLVPYFLPVIESLKGFLTDTRDEMRSLQTQALDTLSVLARTIGKEVFSPLAAECVQLGLNLTNAIDDPDLRRCTYSLFSAVSTVSPDCLNPHLTAITTIMLLSLKSTEGVTAHLEEDKTFVLLDDDDDDEXQGDTILDEEGTDTVDPDIAGFSVENAYIDEKEDTCDALGEIAFNTGAAFQPFLESSFQQVYELRDFPHEDVRRAAFVAMGQFCRAQHKVWQENPTEADHQALQKLLGVVLPSFLEAVHSERERQVVMGVLEAMNAVLKACQGEALQSPGRLQEISQAIRDVLKKRTVCQDGGGDEADDDEQQAEYDAMLQEFAGEGIPLLASAVPAETFQPYLNELLPLIMNKAKLSYTVADRSFSVGTLGEILQSLVNVSGGRACAGKLSNQLLPVLVAGVRDSDSEVRNNSVFALGALAQAAGPLVAQDYPMMLSLFSNLLSKEQDRRVIDNLCAALCRMIMSNMEGVPLEQVFPALLARLPLKEDMEENKTVYSCLAMLYSQNPALVLSQIKPIVSASSHVLGTKDLDTETQNTLVMLLQDVAQRHSQEFEVAMKSLPAEQKMKLTGAVSQS, encoded by the exons ATGTCTGGGGAACTAGAGCAGATTCTCTTACAGCTCACGCAGCCTGACAATGCGATTATTCAGCAG GCCACCGCCCAGCTGAAGCTGGCTTTTAAAGACCCAGCCATCATCCCAGCGTTGTGTGCTGTCATGACTGGGTCCCAGGACTCGCAG ATCCGCCAGTCAGCTGCAGTAATGTTGCGGATGAGAGTGAAGAAGCACTGGAAGAAGATTAGCCCTGATCACAGAGAGAG TTTGAAAGCAGTGGTCCTGCAAGCCTTCCAGCAGGAGACAGA ACACACAGTGCGCCACTCCCTCTCGCAGCTCAGCGCAGTGATGGTCAAACACGAGACCCCAGACCGCTGGCCTGCTCTATTCACACTCCTCAACCAGTCGACCAAGAGCAACAACCCAATGGACAGACAG GTGGGTCTACTCTTGCTCAGCAAAGTGGTGGAGTCCAATCCGGAGCCCTTCAAGCCCCACTATCGCCAACTGCTGCAGCTGTTTGGCACCGTGCTGCAAGACCTGGACAACCCCACAGCC TTGTACTTACGCATCCTCACCCTCACCTCTATGACTGCCTACACTGGCACAGAAGAGATG AACCTAATGCGCTCCCTCATCCCAACACTGATCATTGCTCTCAGAAACCTCATCAAGGCAGACCAG GATCAGGCCAGTGAGGCCATGGAGGTGTTCGATGAGCTGATGGAGAGTGAAGTGTCCATCATGGTCCCACACATTGCTGAAATTGTCCACTTCTGCTTGGAG GTCAGTGCAGACACCACTCTGACTGACTCCCTGCGTGTGAAGGCTCTGTCCTGCATTGCTTTTCTCATTCGTCTCAAGAGCAAG aCAGTGTTAAAGCAGAAGCTGCTCAATCCCATCCTGCAGACGGTGTTCCCCGTGCTTAGTGCAGCGCCACCACCTGGGGAGGAGGACCCTGAGGACGAGGAGAACAGCAACGAGGACGACACAGACAACGAGAGTCCCAAACACTTTGCTGCTCAG GTTATTGACACCATGGCTCTTCACATGCCCCCTGAGAAACTATTCCACCAACTG ATGCCGCTGACTCAAGCGTGTCTGGCCAGTGAGAACCCCTATGAGAGGAAAGCTGGCCTGATGTGTCTGGCAGTGCTGGCCGAGGGCTGTGCCGACCACATACGGACCAA gatgctctcgtccATGTTGCAGACTGTGTGCCAGAGTCTGTCAGACAGTAACCAAGTGGTCCGCAGCGCCGGCCTCTTTGCCCTGGGACAGTTTTCTGAGCACCTGCAGCCCGAGGTCAGTAAGTACTGTGCTGAGCTGATGCCACTGTTGCTGGGCTACATGTCTGCTCTGAACCAGGCCAAGATCGGACACGTCACCAAGGCCTTCTACGCCCTGGAGAACTTCCTGGAAAATCTGG GTTCAGAGATTGAGCCCTACCTGCCCACCCTGATGGAGACAATGTTGTCTGCCCTCAGCAACGCAGAGAACCTGAAGCTCAAAGAGCTGGCTGTCAGTGCTATAGGAGCTATAG CCAATGCAGCCAAAGAGAAGCTAGTTCCTTACTTCCTGCCTGTCATTGAGAGTCTGAAGGGCTTCCTCACTGACACCAGGGATGAGATGAGGTCTCTGCAGACACAGGCTCTGG ATACTCTGTCAGTGCTGGCCCGCACCATAGGTAAGGAGGTGTTCAGCCCCCTGGCTGCAGAGTGTGTTCAGCTGGGACTCAATCTCACCAACGCCATCGACGACCCCGACCTGCGCCGCTGCAC gtACAGCCTGTTTTCGGCCGTGTCCACAGTGAGTCCAGACTGTCTGAACCCACACCTCActgccatcaccaccatcatgCTTCTGTCTCTCAAGTCCACAGAGGGAGTCACG GCTCACCTTGAGGAAGACAAGACGTTTGTCCTGctggatgacgatgatgatgacgagKCTCAGGGAGACACCATTTTGGATGAGGAGGGGACGGATACCGTGGACCCAGACATCGCCGG GTTCAGTGTAGAGAACGCCTACATTGATGAGAAGGAGGACACCTGTGACGCCCTGGGAGAGATTGCCTTCAACACCGG TGCTGCCTTCCAGCCCTTCCTGGAGTCCAGCTTTCAGCAGGTCTATGAGCTGCGTGAT TTTCCCCACGAGGATGTGCGCAGGGCTGCCTTCGTGGCCATGGGCCAGTTCTGCCGAGCTCAGCACAAAGTGTGGCAGGAGAATCCCACTGAGGCCGACCACCAGg cCCTGCAGAAGCTGCTGGGGGTGGTGCTGCCAAGCTTCCTGGAGGCGGTCCATAGTGAGCGTGAGCGCCAAGTGGTGATGGGCGTGCTGGAAGCCATGAACGCTGTGCTGAAGGCCTGCCAGGGGGAGGCGCTGCAGAGCCCCGGGCGCCTGCAGGAGATCAGCCAGGCCATCCGAGACGTGCTCAAGAAGAGG ACTGTCTGTCAGGACggaggaggagatgaggcagATGATGACGAGCAGCAG GCGGAGTATGATGCCATGCTGCAGGAGTTTGCCGGCGAGGGGATCCCCCTGCTAGCCTCTGCCGTCCCAGCGGAGACCTTCCAGCCTTATCTCAACGAGCTGCTGCCGCTCATCATGAACAAGGCT AAGTTGTCGTACACAGTGGCTGACCGTTCGTTCTCCGTGGGTACGCTCGGAGAGATCCTGCAATCCCTCGTCAACGTGTCTGGGGGCAGGGCCTGTGCCGGCAAACTGTCCAATCAGCTGCTGCCTGTCCTGGTGGCTGGGGTGAGAGACAGCGACAGTGAGGTTCGCAACAACAGCGTGTTCGCACTGGGAGCACTGGCCCAGGCTGCTGGACCCCTCGTCGCACA AGACTACCCCATGATGCTGTCCCTTTTCTCCAACCTGCTGTCTAAAGAACAGGACAGGAGGGTGATTGACAACCTGTGTGCTGCCCTCTGCAGGATGATCATGAGCAACATGGAAGGTGTCCCTCTGGAACAG GTGTTCCCTGCCCTCCTGGCTCGCCTCCCTCTGaaggaggacatggaggagaatAAGACTGTGTACAGCTGCTTGGCCATGCTCTACTCTCAGAACCCTGCACTG GTCCTGAGTCAAATTAAGCCAATAGTATCTGCTTCCAGCCACGTCCTGGGAACCAAGGATCTTGACACAG AAACCCAGAACACCCTGGTCATGCTGCTCCAAGACGTCGCTCAGCGTCACTCCCAGGAATTCGAGGTCGCCATGAAGTCACTTCCTGCTGAGCAGAAGATGAAGCTGACAGGGGCCGTTAGCCAATCCTAG
- the LOC139028675 gene encoding uncharacterized protein: MAEEMNHTSEPQETQTKGEHSLTDSPILGNMVRTELEWRVPMSVPLPIEVISTDQPFPFLDTTLADLGIEESAVKERVVWVDTKRTQVKSKSGKLKEKEITILEVRVKAQIPGDKKTQEVLYSTESHTDRSFCRTGVDILPWKSHTQTEENGFQPVEMTMALDIESQPKQEIREV, from the exons ATGGCAGAAGAGATGAACCACACCTCGGAGCCCCAGGAGACACAGACCAAGGGAGAACACAGCCTAACAGACTCCCCTATCCTGGGGAACATGGTACGCACCGAGCTGGAATGGCGCGTGCCCATGAGTGTCCCTTTGCCCATTGAGGTCATCAGTACTGACCAGCCTTTCCCGTTCCTGGACACCACCCTGGCAGATCTGGGCATCGAAGA ATCCGCAGTGAAGGAGCGGGTGGTGTGGGTGGACACCAAGCGGACGCAGGTGAAGAGCAAGTCAGGCAAACTGAAGGAGAAGGAAATCACCATCTTGGAGGTACGGGTCAAGGCCCAGATCCCCGGAGACAAGAAGACCCAGGAGGTACTCTACAGCACCGAGTCCCACACAGACCGCTCCTTCTGTCGGACCGGAGTGGATATCCTGCCCTGGAAGagtcacacacagacag AGGAGAATGGCTTCCAGCCAGTAGAGATGACCATGGCCTTGGACATCGAGTCACAGCCCAAACAGGAGATTCGAGAGGTGTGA